One Mycolicibacterium parafortuitum DNA segment encodes these proteins:
- a CDS encoding PfkB family carbohydrate kinase — translation MTILGNLAIDIINGGPASPGGCASFAGTALEASGGAGRIVAMGAESDHALFDALCQRFGDMIQVLPADRTSAFHLDYDDIDHRHMAVDEIGPVWGAAEIEAADPDTTWVHLAPLLRTDFPAETLALLSARGHRVAYDGQGLVRADRRGPLVEDRHFSADLLTHLDVLKLAEDEAVVVADGPFDAEAAERLGVPEIVVTYGSEGCHIYTDGGVIHVPAAWRVLDVQTTGAGDMFTASYVANRAAGADPRRAAEQASKLVASELDKRRVGSVPL, via the coding sequence GTGACCATCCTGGGGAACCTGGCCATCGACATCATCAACGGCGGCCCGGCGAGCCCGGGTGGCTGCGCTTCGTTCGCCGGCACCGCGCTGGAGGCCTCCGGAGGTGCGGGCCGCATCGTCGCGATGGGCGCCGAGTCCGACCACGCACTGTTCGATGCGCTGTGCCAGCGATTCGGCGACATGATCCAGGTCCTTCCTGCCGATCGCACCAGCGCGTTCCACCTCGACTACGACGACATCGACCACCGCCACATGGCCGTCGACGAGATCGGGCCGGTCTGGGGCGCCGCCGAGATCGAGGCCGCCGATCCGGACACCACCTGGGTGCACCTCGCGCCGCTGTTGCGCACGGATTTCCCGGCCGAGACGCTGGCGCTGCTGTCCGCGCGCGGGCACCGCGTCGCCTACGACGGTCAGGGCCTCGTGCGCGCCGACCGGCGCGGTCCGCTCGTGGAGGACCGGCATTTCTCCGCCGATCTGCTGACCCATCTCGACGTCCTGAAGCTGGCCGAGGACGAGGCCGTCGTGGTGGCCGACGGCCCGTTCGACGCCGAGGCCGCCGAACGGCTCGGGGTTCCGGAGATCGTGGTGACCTACGGCTCCGAGGGCTGCCACATCTATACCGACGGCGGCGTCATCCACGTCCCCGCGGCGTGGCGGGTGCTCGACGTGCAGACCACGGGCGCCGGTGACATGTTCACCGCGAGCTATGTGGCCAATCGGGCAGCAGGTGCCGATCCCCGGCGCGCCGCCGAACAGGCGAGCAAGCTCGTCGCTTCCGAACTCGACAAGCGCCGGGTCGGGTCCGTACCGCTCTGA
- a CDS encoding Gfo/Idh/MocA family protein — MTTLGLIGLGRIGAFHAETLTNLPDVSGLVITDERADVVGEVAAKYGATPMDSVEKLLSSGVDGVVVAAATPAHAELTLAAVERGLPTFCEKPIASTAAESQRVADLIARSGVPVQVGYQRRFDTAFAAVKAAVDSGSLGALTTVRSTTMDPAPPPMDYIKGSGGIFRDCAVHDFDVIRWVTGQEVVEVYATGSVQGDPLFTEYGDVDTAAVVVRFDGGALGVVSAARYNGRGYDCRLEVHGFDDTVVAGWDQGAPVLNADPAVEFPSGQPHHFFMDRFTEAFRTELGAFVELVRGGPIQGATVADAVEVAWIAEAATESLRRGVPVSIEAVRKEAKQ; from the coding sequence ATGACCACACTCGGACTGATCGGGCTGGGCCGGATCGGCGCATTCCACGCCGAGACCCTGACCAACCTGCCCGACGTCTCCGGGCTGGTGATCACCGACGAACGCGCCGACGTCGTCGGTGAGGTCGCCGCCAAATACGGTGCCACACCGATGGATTCGGTGGAGAAGCTGCTGTCTTCCGGTGTCGACGGCGTGGTCGTGGCCGCCGCGACCCCGGCACACGCGGAACTGACCCTCGCCGCCGTCGAGCGGGGGCTGCCGACGTTCTGCGAGAAGCCGATCGCATCGACGGCCGCGGAGAGCCAGCGGGTCGCCGATCTCATCGCCCGCTCCGGGGTGCCGGTCCAGGTGGGTTACCAGCGCCGGTTCGACACCGCGTTCGCCGCGGTGAAGGCCGCGGTCGACAGCGGATCGCTGGGGGCGCTGACCACCGTACGCAGCACCACGATGGATCCCGCTCCCCCGCCGATGGACTACATCAAGGGTTCGGGCGGCATCTTCCGCGACTGCGCGGTGCACGACTTCGACGTGATCCGTTGGGTCACAGGACAAGAGGTGGTCGAGGTGTACGCCACCGGCAGCGTGCAGGGGGACCCGCTGTTCACCGAGTACGGTGACGTCGACACCGCCGCCGTGGTGGTCCGCTTCGACGGCGGCGCACTCGGGGTGGTGTCCGCGGCCCGGTACAACGGCCGCGGCTACGACTGCCGCCTCGAGGTGCACGGGTTCGACGACACCGTGGTGGCCGGCTGGGATCAGGGTGCCCCGGTGCTCAACGCCGACCCCGCGGTCGAGTTCCCGTCGGGCCAGCCGCACCACTTCTTCATGGACCGGTTCACCGAGGCGTTCCGCACCGAGCTGGGCGCATTCGTCGAACTCGTTCGGGGCGGCCCGATTCAGGGTGCCACCGTCGCCGACGCGGTCGAGGTCGCGTGGATCGCCGAAGCCGCAACGGAGTCCCTGCGCCGGGGTGTCCCGGTCAGCATCGAAGCGGTTCGCAAGGAGGCCAAGCAGTGA
- a CDS encoding phytanoyl-CoA dioxygenase family protein codes for MTPLHAEPLDAEQAPWLGESDLSLDDFRAQVERDTALADYPHAEEVRGNVLVYSAQAMAGAVSRRALQAELIRALSDGPGVVVFTGAFDPGIVDRASDAFFAIIEAQRSAGLAAGDHFGTPGANDRIWNAAQKLALHDPQVFAEYYANDALALVCQAWLGPRYQVTSQVNVVNPGGKAQVPHRDYHLGFVPEDHLAAYPAHIHRTSPALTLQGAVAHCDMPVESGPTMLLPHSQRFTGGYIAFNRPEFIDYFAAHHVQVPLGKGDAVFFNPALYHGAGTNFSADIRRIANLMQISSPFGRAMEAMDRTAMVRAVYPVLRAMRAAGRPVREIENVVIATAEGYAFPTNLDSDQPIGSLAPPSQVDTVLQALADDLTPQDLDLALGEQNERRTP; via the coding sequence ATGACGCCCCTCCACGCCGAGCCCCTCGACGCCGAGCAGGCACCCTGGCTCGGCGAATCCGATCTGAGCCTGGACGACTTCCGCGCGCAGGTGGAGCGCGACACCGCCCTGGCCGACTACCCGCACGCCGAGGAGGTGCGCGGCAACGTGCTCGTCTACTCGGCGCAGGCGATGGCCGGCGCGGTCAGCAGGCGGGCGCTGCAGGCCGAACTCATCCGCGCGCTGTCCGACGGGCCCGGGGTCGTGGTGTTCACCGGCGCGTTCGACCCCGGCATCGTGGATCGGGCCAGCGACGCGTTCTTCGCGATCATCGAGGCGCAGCGCTCGGCCGGGCTCGCCGCGGGCGACCACTTCGGCACGCCCGGCGCCAACGACCGCATCTGGAACGCCGCGCAGAAGCTCGCGTTGCATGACCCCCAGGTCTTCGCCGAGTACTACGCCAACGACGCGCTCGCGCTCGTCTGCCAGGCATGGCTGGGCCCGCGGTATCAGGTGACCTCACAGGTCAACGTCGTCAATCCCGGCGGCAAGGCCCAAGTCCCCCACCGCGACTACCACCTCGGGTTCGTTCCCGAGGACCACCTCGCCGCCTACCCCGCGCACATCCACCGCACCTCGCCGGCGCTGACACTGCAGGGCGCCGTCGCGCACTGCGACATGCCGGTTGAGAGCGGGCCGACCATGCTGCTGCCCCACTCGCAGCGCTTCACCGGCGGCTACATCGCGTTCAACCGGCCGGAGTTCATCGACTACTTCGCCGCACACCACGTGCAGGTGCCGTTAGGCAAAGGCGACGCGGTGTTCTTCAATCCGGCGCTGTATCACGGTGCGGGAACCAACTTTTCGGCAGACATCCGGCGCATCGCCAACCTGATGCAGATCAGCTCGCCGTTCGGGCGGGCGATGGAGGCGATGGACCGCACCGCCATGGTGCGGGCCGTCTACCCGGTGCTGCGCGCGATGCGGGCGGCGGGCCGGCCGGTCCGCGAGATCGAGAACGTCGTGATCGCGACCGCGGAGGGCTACGCGTTCCCGACCAACCTGGACAGCGACCAGCCGATTGGCAGCCTCGCCCCGCCCAGCCAAGTGGACACCGTGCTGCAGGCACTGGCCGACGACCTCACCCCACAAGACCTCGACCTCGCACTCGGCGAGCAGAACGAACGGAGAACCCCATGA
- a CDS encoding 2-oxoacid:acceptor oxidoreductase subunit alpha — protein sequence MRRGDVRPDETLRGRVVSSNGSDSANGTAPRQKLEKVVIRFAGDSGDGMQLTGDRFTSEAALFGNDLATQPNYPAEIRAPQGTLPGVSSFQIQIADYDILTAGDRPDVLVAMNPAALKANVSDLPRGGLIIANSDEFTKRNLAKVGYDSNPLESDELSDYVVQAVPMTTLTLGAVEEIGATKKDGQRAKNMFALGLLSWMYGRELAHSEAFIREKFARKPDVAEANVLALKAGWNFGETTEAFATTYEVAPAKLKTGEYRQISGNTALAYGLVAAGHLSNLQVVLGTYPITPASDILHELSKHKNFNVMTFQAEDEIAGIGAAIGASYGGALGVTSTSGPGISLKSEAIGLAVMTELPLIVIDVQRGGPSTGLPTKTEQADLLQAMFGRNGESPVALLAPRSPSDCFDIAVEAARIAIDYHTPVMILSDGAIANGSEPWAIPDISTYEPIEHTFAKEGEPFQPYARDPETLARQFAVPGTPGLAHRIGGLESANGSGNISYEPKNHDLMVRLRQEKIGGIKVPDLEVDDPTGDADLLMLGWGSSYGPIGEACRRARRKGIKVAHAQLRHLNPFPANLGDVLNKYAKVVVPEMNLGQLALLLRGRYLVDVQSVTKVEGMAFLADEVEGIIDSALDGTLGDKEIEKAKFARLAAATVESVGVSA from the coding sequence TTGCGACGCGGAGATGTGCGGCCTGACGAGACGTTGAGAGGCAGGGTCGTGAGTTCAAACGGCAGTGACTCCGCTAACGGCACCGCCCCCCGGCAAAAGCTGGAGAAGGTCGTCATCCGGTTCGCCGGTGACTCCGGTGACGGTATGCAGCTGACCGGCGACCGCTTCACCTCAGAAGCCGCGCTGTTCGGCAACGACCTTGCCACCCAACCGAATTACCCGGCGGAGATCCGGGCGCCCCAGGGCACGCTGCCGGGCGTCTCGTCGTTCCAGATCCAGATCGCCGACTACGACATCCTGACCGCAGGCGACCGCCCCGACGTGCTCGTCGCGATGAACCCGGCCGCGCTGAAGGCCAACGTCTCCGACCTGCCCCGCGGCGGCCTGATCATCGCGAACTCCGACGAGTTCACCAAGCGCAACCTCGCCAAGGTCGGTTACGACTCCAACCCCCTGGAGAGCGACGAACTGTCCGACTACGTCGTGCAGGCGGTGCCGATGACGACGCTGACGCTCGGCGCCGTCGAGGAGATCGGCGCGACCAAGAAAGACGGTCAGCGCGCCAAGAACATGTTCGCGCTCGGACTGCTGTCGTGGATGTACGGCCGCGAGCTCGCGCACAGCGAGGCGTTCATCCGCGAGAAGTTCGCCCGCAAGCCCGACGTCGCCGAGGCCAACGTCCTCGCGTTGAAGGCCGGGTGGAACTTCGGTGAGACCACCGAGGCGTTCGCGACCACCTACGAGGTCGCGCCGGCGAAGCTCAAGACCGGCGAATACCGGCAGATCTCCGGCAACACCGCGCTCGCGTACGGCCTCGTCGCCGCCGGTCACCTGTCCAACCTGCAGGTCGTGCTCGGCACCTACCCGATCACGCCCGCGTCGGACATCCTCCACGAGCTGTCCAAGCACAAGAACTTCAACGTGATGACGTTCCAGGCCGAGGACGAGATCGCCGGTATCGGTGCCGCGATCGGCGCCTCCTACGGCGGCGCGCTCGGGGTGACCAGCACCTCTGGTCCCGGTATCTCGCTGAAGTCGGAGGCCATCGGCCTGGCCGTGATGACCGAGCTGCCGCTGATCGTCATCGACGTCCAGCGCGGCGGCCCGTCGACAGGTCTGCCGACCAAGACCGAGCAGGCCGACCTGCTGCAGGCGATGTTCGGCCGCAACGGTGAGTCCCCGGTGGCGCTGCTGGCGCCGCGCTCGCCGTCGGACTGCTTCGACATCGCGGTCGAGGCCGCGCGGATCGCGATCGACTACCACACGCCGGTGATGATCCTGTCCGACGGCGCGATCGCGAACGGCTCGGAGCCGTGGGCCATCCCGGACATCTCGACGTACGAGCCGATCGAGCACACCTTCGCCAAGGAGGGTGAGCCGTTCCAGCCCTACGCGCGCGATCCCGAGACGCTGGCCCGTCAGTTCGCCGTCCCCGGCACTCCGGGTCTCGCGCACCGCATCGGCGGCCTGGAGTCGGCCAACGGCTCCGGCAACATCTCCTATGAGCCGAAGAACCACGACCTGATGGTCCGGCTGCGCCAGGAGAAGATCGGCGGAATCAAGGTCCCCGACCTCGAGGTCGACGATCCGACCGGCGATGCGGACCTGCTGATGCTCGGCTGGGGCTCCAGCTACGGCCCGATCGGCGAGGCCTGCCGACGCGCCCGGCGCAAGGGCATCAAGGTGGCCCACGCCCAGCTGCGGCACCTGAACCCGTTCCCGGCCAACCTCGGCGACGTGCTCAACAAGTACGCCAAGGTGGTCGTCCCGGAGATGAACCTCGGCCAGCTCGCGCTGCTGCTGCGCGGCAGGTACCTGGTCGA
- a CDS encoding LacI family DNA-binding transcriptional regulator, whose protein sequence is MPHRYKVREIAQQAGLSEATVDRVLHQRPGVRESTVAEVNQAIADLDKQRAQLRLNGRRYLIDVVMQTPRRFSDAFRAAVEAELPAFAPAMVRARFHLWESGTTAQMVDTLARLRGSHGVVLKAQDEPEVAEAIDRLVDSGVPVVTYTTDVPASARCGYVGIDNHGAGVTAAYLVAQWLGENPSGVLITLSRTVFRGEGEREVGFRSALRGSGRPVVEVSDADGIDATQERLVLDALKANPGVEAVYSVGGGNVATVAAFDKLGRECRVFVAHDLDADNRRLLREGRISAVLHNDLRADARLALRLILQERGALPVEPARPVPIQIVTPYNLPVHY, encoded by the coding sequence GTGCCGCACCGCTACAAAGTGCGCGAGATCGCGCAGCAGGCCGGTCTCAGCGAGGCGACGGTCGACCGCGTGCTGCACCAGCGGCCCGGGGTCCGGGAGAGCACCGTCGCCGAGGTCAACCAGGCGATCGCCGACCTGGACAAACAGCGTGCGCAGTTGCGACTGAACGGCCGTCGCTACCTGATCGACGTCGTGATGCAGACCCCACGGCGATTCTCGGACGCGTTCCGCGCGGCCGTCGAGGCCGAACTGCCCGCGTTCGCGCCGGCGATGGTGCGTGCGCGGTTCCATCTGTGGGAGTCGGGCACCACCGCCCAGATGGTGGACACGCTGGCACGGCTGCGCGGCAGTCACGGCGTCGTACTCAAAGCGCAGGACGAACCCGAGGTGGCCGAGGCGATCGACCGCCTCGTCGATTCCGGCGTCCCGGTGGTCACCTACACCACCGACGTGCCGGCCAGCGCCCGCTGCGGCTATGTCGGAATCGACAACCACGGAGCCGGCGTGACCGCGGCCTACCTGGTTGCGCAGTGGCTCGGCGAGAATCCATCCGGTGTCCTGATCACGTTGAGCCGCACGGTGTTCCGGGGGGAAGGTGAGCGCGAGGTCGGGTTCCGGTCGGCGCTGCGCGGTTCCGGGCGTCCGGTGGTCGAGGTCAGCGACGCCGACGGGATCGACGCGACGCAGGAGCGGTTGGTCCTCGACGCGCTGAAGGCCAATCCCGGGGTGGAGGCGGTGTACTCCGTCGGCGGCGGCAACGTCGCGACCGTCGCGGCGTTCGACAAGCTCGGGCGCGAGTGTCGGGTGTTCGTGGCCCACGACCTCGACGCGGACAACCGTCGGCTGTTGCGGGAGGGGCGCATCTCGGCCGTTCTGCACAACGATCTCCGGGCCGACGCGCGGCTGGCACTGCGGCTGATCCTGCAGGAGCGGGGCGCGCTGCCGGTGGAGCCGGCCAGGCCGGTGCCCATCCAGATCGTCACGCCCTACAACCTGCCGGTGCACTACTGA